Proteins encoded within one genomic window of Sus scrofa isolate TJ Tabasco breed Duroc unplaced genomic scaffold, Sscrofa11.1 Contig1052, whole genome shotgun sequence:
- the TRIM27 gene encoding zinc finger protein RFP, producing MASGSVAECLQQETTCPVCLQYFVEPMMLDCGHNICCACLARCWGAAETNVSCPQCRETFPQRHMRPNRHLANVTQLVKQLRTERPSGPGGEMGVCEKHREPLKLYCEEDQMPICVVCDRSREHRGHSVLPLEEAVEGFKEQIQNQLDHLKRVKDLKKRRRAQGEQARAELLSLTQMEREKIVWEFEQLYHSLKEHEYRLLARLEELDLAIYNSINGAITQFSCNISHLSNLIAQLEEKQQQPTRELLQDIGDTLSRAERIRIPEPWITPPDLQEKIHIFAQKCLFLTESLKQFTEKMQSDMEKIQELREAQLYSVDVTLDPDTAYPSLILSDNLRQVRYSYLQQDLPDNPERFNLFPCVLGSPCFIAGRHYWEVEVGDKAKWTIGVCEDSVCRKGGVTSAPQNGFWAVSLWYGKEYWALTSPMTALPLRTPLQRVGIFLDYDAGEVSFYNVTERCHTFTFSHATFCGPVRPYFSLSYSGGKSAAPLIICPMSGIDGFSGHVGNHGHSMETSP from the exons ATGGCCTCCGGGAGCGTGGCCGAGTGCTTACAGCAGGAGACCACCTGCCCCGTGTGTCTGCAGTACTTTGTCGAGCCCATGATGCTGGACTGCGGCCACAACATCTGTTGCGCCTGCCTCGCCCGCTGCTGGGGCGCGGCGGAGACCAATGTGTCGTGCCCGCAGTGCCGGGAGACCTTCCCGCAGCGGCACATGCGGCCCAACCGGCACCTGGCCAACGTGACCCAGCTGGTGAAACAGTTGCGCACCGAGCGGCCGTCGGGGCCGGGAGGCGAGATGGGCGTGTGCGAGAAACACCGCGAGCCCCTGAAGCTGTACTGCGAGGAGGACCAGATGCCCATCTGCGTGGTGTGCGACCGCTCCCGCGAGCACCGCGGCCACAGCGTGCTGCCGCTCGAGGAGGCGGTGGAGGGCTTCAAG gAGCAAATCCAGAACCAGCTGGACCATCTAAAAAGAGTGAAAGACTTAAAGAAGAGGCGTCGGGCACAGGGGGAGCAGGCACGAGCTGAACTCTTG AGCCTGACCCAGATGGAGAGGGAGAAGATCGTTTGGGAGTTTGAGCAGCTGTATCACTCCTTGAAGGAGCATGAGTATCGCCTCCTGGCCCGCCTTGAGGAGCTAGACTTGGCTATCTACAACAGTATCAATGGTGCCATCACTCAGTTCTCTTGCAACATCTCCCACCTCAGCAACCTGATCGCCCAGCTGGAAGAGAAGCAACAGCAGCCCACTAGGGAGCTCCTGCAG GACATCGGGGACACATTGAGCAG GGCTGAAAGAATCAGGATCCCTGAGCCCTGGATCACACCTCCAGATCTGCAAGAGAAGATCCACATTTTTGCCCAGAAATGTCTGTTCTTGACTGAGAGTCTGAAGCAGTTCACAG AAAAAATGCAATCAGATATGGAGAAAATCCAAG aactgAGAGAAGCTCAGTTATACTCAG TGGATGTGACTCTGGATCCAGACACCGCCTACCCCAGCCTGATCCTCTCTGATAATCTGCGGCAAGTGCGGTACAGTTACCTCCAGCAGGACCTGCCCGACAACCCTGAGCGGTTCAATCTGTTTCCCTGTGTCTTGGGCTCTCCATGCTTCATCGCTGGGAGACATTATTGGGAGGTAGAGGTGGGAGATAAAGCCAagtggaccataggtgtctgtgaAGACTCAGTGTGCAGAAAAGGTGGCGTAACCTCGGCCCCCCAGAATGGATTCTGGGCAGTGTCTTTGTGGTATGGGAAAGAATACTGGGCTCTTACCTCCCCAATGACTGCCCTCCCCCTGCGGACCCCTCTCCAGCGGGTGGGGATTTTCTTGGACTATGATGCTGGTGAGGTCTCCTTCTACAACGTGACAGAGAGGTGTCACACCTTTACTTTCTCTCACGCTACCTTCTGTGGGCCTGTGCGGCCCTACTTCAGTCTGAGTTACTCGGGAGGGAAGAGCGCAGCTCCTCTGATCATCTGCCCCATGAGTGGGATCGATGGGTTTTCGGGCCATGTCGGGAATCATGGTCATTCCATGGAGACCTCCCCTTGA